A stretch of DNA from Brevibacillus ruminantium:
TTGAGACCGAGACGATGCCGCAGAGCAGGCAGTGCCACGGCGTCGATATCGTCATAGGAGAGATTGAAGCGGCCCCCCAGCAAGGCTCTCACCTTGGCGAGCGATACCATCGCCTGTACCCCGCGGGGACCTGCACCCGTGCGGACGTAGCGGTTGACCGACTCATTTGCGCCTTCGCCTGGATGGGTTGCCAGCAGAAGCTTGACCGCATAGCCCAGCACAGAATCAGCTACCAGGATGTCTCTGGCCGCTTGCTGGATGTCGGCGATTTCTGCGGCGGAAGCCACCTTTTCCACGGCGGAGATCTGTCCCGCTGTGGTTCGGAGTACGATTTCCTTCAATTCGTCCTCTGTCGGAAAGGGCACTTCGATTTTCAGCAAAAAGCGGTCCATCTGCGCTTCTGGAAGCGGATAGGTCCCCTCCTGCTCGAGCGGATTCTGCGTCGCGAGGACAAAAAAAGGATCGGGCAGTGTGCGGGTTACGCCGCCAGCGGAAACCGTTCGCTCCTGCATGGCCTCCAAAAGCGCACTCTGCGTTTTCGGTGTCGCCCGGTTGATTTCGTCAGCCAGGACGACGTGGGCAAAAATCGGCCCTTTTTGAAACTGAAAGGACTGCTGTCCCGTCTCGTCTACACGCAAAATATTGGTTCCGGTAATATCCGTCGGCATCAGGTCCGGCGTAAACTGAATGCGCTGAAAGGAAAGCTCAAACGCCTGGGAAAGCGTCTTGACCAGCAAGGTTTTTCCCAAACCCGGCACTCCTTCCAAAAGAGCATGCCCTCCAGCGAAAACC
This window harbors:
- a CDS encoding AAA family ATPase; its protein translation is MTQQAWEECLQRVEKVREEIGKVLVGQRDVVDQLLWAVFAGGHALLEGVPGLGKTLLVKTLSQAFELSFQRIQFTPDLMPTDITGTNILRVDETGQQSFQFQKGPIFAHVVLADEINRATPKTQSALLEAMQERTVSAGGVTRTLPDPFFVLATQNPLEQEGTYPLPEAQMDRFLLKIEVPFPTEDELKEIVLRTTAGQISAVEKVASAAEIADIQQAARDILVADSVLGYAVKLLLATHPGEGANESVNRYVRTGAGPRGVQAMVSLAKVRALLGGRFNLSYDDIDAVALPALRHRLGLNFEGEANGIRPDRIIQEILVGLKDERA